Proteins encoded together in one Planctopirus ephydatiae window:
- a CDS encoding DNA-directed RNA polymerase subunit alpha: MRIRWRGLELPSRVVPERETLSSTYGKFTVEPFERGFGSTIGNSLRRILLSSLEGSSVTSVKIQGVQHEFTTIPGIVEDVTEIVLNLKAIVVKNHSPSTKTLRIEKTSRGVVTAGDIITDDQVEILNRDLVIATMTDDVPLYLEMTVENGRGYIPAADHHGPEQELGVIPLDAIFSPVVRVRYLIEETRVGQRTNYDRLILEIWTNGTVTPESALVESAKILRKHLNPFITYREPGPEMFPEGGLRNMLEATGYAPVDLELEEKLGQSLAELNLSVRATNCLESEGINFVRDLVTRTEDQLLQVRNFGETTLTEVRERLGLIGLRLGMKLPNSARV, encoded by the coding sequence ATGCGGATTCGCTGGCGTGGACTGGAATTGCCGAGCCGGGTTGTTCCTGAGCGCGAGACACTGAGTTCGACTTACGGCAAGTTTACCGTTGAGCCATTCGAGCGTGGTTTCGGTTCAACAATCGGTAACAGCTTGCGTCGCATTCTGCTTTCCAGTCTGGAAGGTAGTTCTGTGACTTCGGTCAAGATTCAAGGTGTCCAGCATGAATTCACGACGATACCCGGGATTGTTGAGGACGTGACTGAGATCGTTCTGAATCTGAAGGCGATCGTTGTCAAGAACCACAGTCCTTCGACCAAAACTCTGCGGATCGAGAAGACCTCGCGTGGAGTTGTCACGGCTGGCGACATCATCACCGATGATCAGGTGGAAATTCTGAATCGTGATCTCGTCATCGCGACCATGACGGATGATGTGCCTCTGTATCTGGAAATGACAGTCGAGAATGGTCGTGGTTATATCCCAGCGGCTGATCATCATGGACCGGAACAAGAGCTGGGGGTTATCCCCCTTGATGCAATCTTCTCACCCGTGGTTCGCGTCCGTTATCTGATCGAGGAAACTCGAGTTGGTCAGCGGACAAACTATGACCGCCTGATTCTGGAAATCTGGACGAATGGGACCGTCACTCCTGAGTCCGCACTCGTGGAGTCTGCCAAGATTCTGCGAAAGCATCTCAACCCGTTTATTACCTATCGCGAGCCAGGTCCAGAGATGTTTCCGGAGGGTGGACTCCGAAATATGCTCGAAGCCACGGGATATGCTCCTGTGGATCTTGAGCTGGAGGAAAAGCTGGGCCAGAGTCTGGCTGAATTGAACCTTTCAGTGCGTGCCACCAACTGTCTGGAATCTGAAGGAATTAACTTCGTTCGAGATCTTGTCACGCGAACTGAAGATCAACTTTTGCAGGTGCGAAATTTCGGTGAGACAACTCTCACAGAAGTTCGCGAGCGCCTGGGATTGATTGGCTTGCGGTTGGGTATGAAGTTGCCTAACTCGGCACGTGTTTAG
- the rpsK gene encoding 30S ribosomal protein S11, which yields MAKTKRRKIRRNVNRGIAHIRATFNNTTVTITDANGDVLCWATAGTVGFKGSRKSTPFAAQRAAETCAERAAKFGVREMEIRVKGPGSGRESAITGLQGAGISIRSIEDVTPLPHNGCRPPKKRRV from the coding sequence GTGGCAAAGACTAAGCGTCGTAAGATTCGTCGCAACGTGAACCGCGGTATTGCACATATCCGTGCGACTTTCAATAACACGACAGTGACTATCACTGATGCCAATGGCGATGTCCTCTGCTGGGCCACCGCTGGAACAGTGGGCTTCAAAGGGAGCCGTAAAAGTACTCCTTTCGCCGCTCAGCGTGCTGCTGAGACATGTGCCGAACGCGCTGCCAAGTTCGGTGTTCGCGAGATGGAAATTCGTGTTAAGGGGCCTGGTTCTGGCCGCGAGAGCGCTATCACCGGCCTCCAGGGTGCTGGTATTTCCATTCGTTCAATCGAGGATGTCACGCCGCTGCCGCACAACGGATGCCGGCCACCCAAGAAGCGCCGCGTCTGA
- the rpmJ gene encoding 50S ribosomal protein L36, giving the protein MKVRTSVKRICEHCKMVQRKGRVYVICSMNPRHKQRQG; this is encoded by the coding sequence ATGAAGGTCAGGACAAGCGTTAAGCGGATTTGTGAGCATTGCAAGATGGTGCAGAGGAAGGGTCGCGTGTACGTGATCTGTTCGATGAATCCTCGGCACAAGCAGCGCCAGGGTTAA
- the secY gene encoding preprotein translocase subunit SecY has translation MFSQLAMIFRIPELRQKILLTLVLLAVYRMGGLIPLPFIDQMKLAETLQSQGSDGMGRVMSMISLFSGTSIGMSTIFGLGIMPYISASIIFQLLGTVYPPLEKLQKEGEAGRKKINEYTRIATVFIAFGQSFFWIRQLAVSGGIMGNEGSLLIAAYSGVFFQLICTLTMTAGTLLLMWIGEQIDEYGIGNGISLIIMAGILARMPQAGQALLEPAFQNGVKLGSQTGIEKFLLLAILFVGVIVGVVAITQAQRKIPVQSAKHVRGRSVAGGQRSYLPLRLNQSGVMPIIFASSLLLFPMFLFQILSQFFPTVGFFRLAEATMQNHGGFIYNILYIGLIYFFCYFWTAITFNPKDMANNLKDYGSFIPGYRPGGRTAAYLEAVMVRVTFVGAAFLSLISIIPTVISNALGIDPLVASFYGGTGLLICVSVALDLVQKIDSHLVMRNYRGLLESDSAA, from the coding sequence ATGTTCTCACAACTCGCCATGATTTTTCGCATTCCTGAGTTGCGGCAGAAGATCCTGTTGACGCTCGTTTTGCTAGCCGTCTATCGCATGGGCGGTTTGATTCCTTTGCCATTTATCGATCAGATGAAACTGGCTGAGACCCTTCAGTCGCAAGGTAGCGACGGCATGGGACGGGTGATGAGTATGATTTCCCTTTTCTCGGGTACGAGTATCGGGATGAGTACAATCTTTGGCCTGGGGATCATGCCGTACATTTCGGCCTCGATCATATTCCAGCTGCTCGGCACGGTGTATCCACCTTTGGAGAAGCTCCAGAAGGAAGGTGAGGCCGGTCGCAAAAAGATCAATGAGTACACCCGTATTGCGACAGTCTTCATCGCCTTCGGACAAAGTTTTTTCTGGATCCGACAACTTGCCGTCTCTGGCGGGATCATGGGGAATGAGGGAAGTCTCTTGATTGCCGCTTACAGCGGAGTCTTCTTCCAACTGATCTGCACCTTGACGATGACGGCCGGTACGCTGCTGCTGATGTGGATTGGTGAGCAGATTGACGAGTATGGCATCGGCAACGGTATCAGCCTGATCATCATGGCTGGTATCTTGGCTCGTATGCCCCAAGCTGGCCAGGCATTGCTCGAACCCGCTTTTCAGAATGGTGTTAAGCTTGGAAGTCAGACCGGTATCGAAAAGTTTCTCCTCCTGGCGATTCTCTTTGTCGGCGTAATCGTTGGTGTCGTGGCGATTACACAGGCTCAGAGAAAGATACCTGTCCAATCTGCGAAGCATGTGCGAGGCCGATCCGTGGCTGGTGGACAGCGGTCTTATCTCCCATTGAGGCTTAATCAATCGGGTGTGATGCCGATTATCTTCGCATCGAGCCTGCTGCTCTTTCCGATGTTTCTGTTTCAGATTCTCTCGCAGTTTTTCCCGACGGTTGGTTTCTTCCGTCTGGCTGAGGCAACCATGCAGAATCATGGTGGCTTCATCTATAACATTCTGTACATCGGGCTGATTTACTTTTTCTGTTACTTCTGGACCGCCATTACCTTCAACCCCAAAGATATGGCCAATAATCTTAAGGATTACGGCAGCTTTATTCCTGGTTACCGGCCTGGTGGGCGGACAGCAGCCTATCTCGAAGCTGTTATGGTTCGTGTGACATTTGTGGGTGCAGCCTTCCTGAGTCTGATTTCGATCATCCCGACTGTGATTTCCAACGCGCTGGGAATTGATCCACTTGTTGCCAGTTTCTACGGCGGTACTGGTTTGCTGATCTGTGTTTCAGTGGCACTCGATCTGGTCCAGAAAATTGACAGTCACCTCGTGATGAGAAACTACCGCGGTCTTCTGGAGTCAGATAGCGCTGCTTGA
- a CDS encoding HEAT repeat domain-containing protein, whose protein sequence is MPDPFLRTLMTLELASGNQRLDLLAIGLGSGVDRIEDACSQMLLAEGSLPAQAMLIAAAARPSVCLGEKIRANADTLSVAFRQLLIHGTPTQAIAALDAIELTETFEPVPVVIELLRVNVPQPILDRAENLLRSMAWKLHELTEHGSEKRLHPTLAALASRYRLSIIEALSRSLELEVDHLEPQKANVRELFIECLMIIGPDDAPEVRRVLWASNPSVREIVRHLMINGTHPGILRSIIGSLGHNYPHPRALDAVQERDDPEFVVSLLMTISKPISQKLMQNLRQISSINWLSRESLDLSWIPGEYQAGIIHLINLTRLSRDCRRNVEEWLLRYGCSEAREVAVQSASQHDGDKVKEIVRSSLNSADSAVAAWACSQLKTQQFPDAARLLLEKLRCADREVREVARAELLEWFHAERMLEMQDAMTPEIGRHAGRLLLEIDDSALATFELELNHAIRHRRIRALMAIDRMELIHETQAFLLKMLTDIDPLVRRTLVDILAKLPSLDSLLALQYLTRDESLRVREAAVAAFQRLKGSMGELNLASQLSNHSETAERPVSPTDDSGILAWANPSDETRSIN, encoded by the coding sequence ATGCCAGACCCATTTTTACGAACTTTGATGACTTTGGAGCTGGCGTCTGGAAATCAGAGGTTGGATCTTCTGGCCATTGGTCTGGGTTCTGGTGTCGATCGGATTGAGGATGCCTGTTCCCAGATGCTGCTGGCTGAGGGTTCTTTACCAGCTCAGGCCATGCTGATTGCTGCTGCCGCTCGACCATCAGTGTGCCTGGGTGAGAAGATCAGGGCGAATGCCGACACACTCTCAGTAGCTTTCAGGCAGCTTCTGATTCACGGTACTCCTACACAGGCGATTGCAGCTCTTGATGCGATCGAGCTGACGGAAACATTTGAGCCTGTCCCTGTCGTTATTGAGCTACTTCGGGTTAATGTTCCTCAGCCAATTCTGGATAGGGCGGAGAATCTTTTGCGGAGCATGGCCTGGAAGCTTCACGAGTTAACAGAACATGGCAGCGAAAAACGATTACATCCGACTCTAGCGGCACTGGCTTCTCGCTATCGGCTGTCAATTATCGAGGCTTTGTCGCGCTCTCTGGAATTGGAAGTTGACCATTTAGAACCCCAGAAGGCCAATGTTCGAGAGCTGTTTATTGAGTGTCTCATGATCATCGGCCCGGATGATGCTCCCGAAGTACGACGAGTCCTCTGGGCGTCAAATCCGAGTGTCCGGGAAATTGTACGTCATCTGATGATCAATGGCACACACCCCGGAATACTCCGGTCGATTATTGGATCTCTTGGCCACAATTATCCGCATCCCCGAGCACTCGATGCAGTTCAGGAGCGGGATGATCCTGAGTTTGTGGTTTCATTATTAATGACGATCTCGAAACCAATCTCTCAAAAGCTGATGCAGAATCTGAGACAGATCAGTTCGATCAACTGGCTAAGTCGAGAATCACTCGATTTATCATGGATCCCTGGAGAGTATCAGGCAGGGATTATCCACTTGATCAATCTGACCAGACTATCACGAGATTGCCGGCGGAATGTGGAAGAATGGCTGTTAAGGTACGGTTGCTCTGAGGCCCGTGAAGTCGCTGTTCAAAGTGCTTCCCAGCACGATGGCGATAAAGTTAAGGAGATCGTTCGCAGCAGTCTCAACTCGGCTGACAGTGCTGTCGCTGCCTGGGCCTGTTCGCAATTGAAAACGCAACAGTTTCCCGACGCTGCACGACTCTTGCTGGAGAAGCTCCGCTGTGCAGATCGAGAGGTTCGAGAAGTCGCCCGGGCAGAGTTACTCGAATGGTTTCATGCTGAACGTATGCTTGAGATGCAGGATGCAATGACTCCCGAGATCGGGCGTCATGCTGGTCGCTTACTGCTGGAGATTGACGATTCAGCGTTAGCGACCTTTGAACTGGAGTTAAACCATGCGATTCGTCATCGCAGAATCCGGGCATTAATGGCAATTGACCGGATGGAACTGATTCACGAAACACAGGCCTTTCTGCTGAAGATGTTGACGGATATCGACCCGCTCGTCAGAAGGACACTGGTTGATATTCTTGCCAAGTTACCGAGTCTGGATTCCTTACTCGCACTGCAATACCTGACTCGTGATGAGAGTCTGCGAGTCAGAGAAGCGGCTGTCGCTGCTTTCCAAAGGTTGAAAGGATCGATGGGAGAATTGAACCTCGCAAGTCAATTGTCGAATCACTCAGAAACGGCCGAGCGTCCTGTCTCACCAACAGACGATTCGGGAATTCTGGCATGGGCTAATCCGTCTGATGAAACCCGGTCAATCAATTGA
- a CDS encoding four helix bundle protein — protein MRDYYKLCACELADQLALAIYKCTKSFPKEEMFGLTSQIRRAAVSVPSNIVEGCAKSSQAHYSRFLEIAYGSVCEVEYQLSLAERLGCLDS, from the coding sequence ATGCGAGACTATTACAAGTTGTGTGCGTGTGAATTAGCCGATCAATTAGCACTGGCAATTTACAAATGCACAAAGTCATTTCCAAAGGAGGAGATGTTTGGGCTTACGTCACAAATTCGACGAGCGGCAGTTTCAGTACCATCAAACATCGTTGAGGGCTGTGCAAAATCGTCTCAAGCTCATTACTCACGATTTCTGGAAATAGCGTACGGCTCAGTCTGCGAAGTAGAATATCAACTATCGCTTGCAGAACGCCTTGGATGTCTCGACTCATAA
- the rplQ gene encoding 50S ribosomal protein L17, with the protein MRHKVAGRQLGRNASHRHAMFRNMSVSLILTVRSEKKDGEAKVPGRIVTTLEKAKELRPHLEKLITLAKRAQEAERAAAPFATTAEKNSDEWRAWRKSDQWQKWSNAIAPAVALRRRAFAALRDKVALEILFDDLGPRFADRPGGYLRIVRLAEFRLGDAGRRALIEFVGENDRLKRQRRAAPVVKQEAPAAEAASPVAPAADPV; encoded by the coding sequence ATGCGACATAAAGTTGCCGGGCGTCAGCTCGGACGCAATGCATCACATCGTCATGCCATGTTTCGGAATATGTCTGTCAGTTTGATTCTGACAGTCCGTTCCGAGAAAAAGGACGGCGAGGCGAAAGTTCCTGGACGGATTGTGACAACTCTTGAGAAGGCCAAAGAGTTGCGTCCGCATTTGGAAAAGCTCATTACGCTCGCTAAGCGAGCTCAAGAGGCTGAAAGGGCTGCAGCTCCCTTTGCCACGACTGCTGAGAAGAACTCCGACGAGTGGCGAGCTTGGCGTAAGTCTGACCAGTGGCAGAAATGGTCGAATGCCATTGCTCCCGCTGTTGCACTTCGTCGCAGGGCTTTCGCTGCTCTGCGTGATAAAGTGGCTTTAGAGATCCTGTTCGATGATCTGGGTCCTCGATTCGCTGATCGACCAGGTGGATATCTCCGGATTGTTCGACTCGCTGAATTCCGTCTGGGCGATGCCGGTCGTCGCGCACTGATCGAATTTGTGGGTGAGAATGATCGCCTCAAGCGACAGAGACGTGCTGCTCCAGTGGTCAAGCAAGAGGCACCTGCAGCTGAAGCAGCTTCTCCTGTAGCTCCCGCTGCTGACCCCGTCTAG
- the rplO gene encoding 50S ribosomal protein L15, producing the protein MMLHDVNIGINGHKTRKRVGRGSGSGHGKTSGRGHKGAGSRSGTKRRLGFEGGQKPLMRRIAKRGFSNNFFALKIAEVNLSAIEKAFEVGEVVTPEQLSVRGLAKGRFDQVKILGDGDLTKSLSVTAHRFSASAEEKILAAGGSTVKLV; encoded by the coding sequence ATGATGCTTCATGATGTGAACATCGGAATCAATGGCCACAAGACGCGCAAGCGTGTCGGCCGAGGGTCTGGTTCAGGACATGGTAAGACCTCTGGTCGAGGCCATAAAGGGGCTGGCAGTCGTAGTGGCACGAAGCGCCGTCTGGGATTTGAAGGTGGTCAGAAGCCTTTGATGCGTCGAATTGCGAAGCGTGGCTTCAGCAATAATTTCTTCGCTCTGAAGATTGCGGAAGTGAATCTTTCGGCGATTGAGAAGGCTTTTGAAGTGGGTGAAGTCGTCACTCCGGAACAGCTTTCAGTTCGCGGATTGGCTAAGGGACGCTTCGATCAGGTAAAGATTCTGGGTGATGGTGATTTGACCAAATCGCTATCAGTGACAGCACATCGGTTTTCTGCCTCGGCCGAGGAGAAGATTCTCGCTGCAGGTGGATCGACAGTTAAGTTGGTATAG
- a CDS encoding AraC family transcriptional regulator, which translates to MKKQHSIICKPSTQQRKVLYFRFRPWYVLTMDNDPGQFQKTFFGCQPLAESLLSLFDSMPQTYFYAKDRNSRFVKVNHLFVEKHGLSHELEAIGRSDFDFHPPVMAEAYIAEDQRVMESRKPLGGQLWQVIHRRVSIRWYVSTKTPLFDLSGEVIGLAGAMYEVAEPEQKTHHFQELLPVINYVEEHYAETIVMADMAKLAGLSSTHFNRRFQELLRMTPTQYLRQVRIQTARQLLTFTSRSLADIAVDTGFTDQSHFTKRFRESTGLTPEAYRKKFLSRQGTGR; encoded by the coding sequence ATGAAGAAACAACATTCAATCATCTGCAAGCCTAGCACTCAGCAGCGGAAAGTCTTGTATTTCCGCTTCAGGCCGTGGTACGTTTTGACCATGGACAACGATCCCGGCCAATTCCAAAAAACATTTTTCGGTTGCCAGCCTTTGGCCGAGTCGCTCTTGAGCCTGTTCGACTCGATGCCGCAGACCTACTTTTACGCCAAAGATCGAAACAGCCGGTTTGTCAAAGTCAATCATCTCTTCGTGGAGAAACATGGACTCTCTCACGAGTTGGAGGCAATTGGGCGATCCGACTTCGACTTTCATCCACCGGTCATGGCTGAAGCCTACATTGCTGAAGACCAGCGCGTCATGGAGAGTCGTAAACCGTTAGGTGGCCAGCTCTGGCAAGTCATTCACAGGCGCGTTTCGATTCGCTGGTACGTTTCCACGAAAACCCCTTTGTTCGATTTGTCAGGAGAAGTGATCGGGCTCGCGGGAGCTATGTACGAGGTCGCAGAACCCGAGCAGAAGACGCATCATTTTCAAGAGCTGCTTCCGGTGATTAACTACGTCGAAGAGCATTATGCAGAGACAATCGTGATGGCGGACATGGCGAAACTCGCAGGCTTGTCCAGCACGCATTTCAATCGACGATTTCAAGAGCTGTTGCGAATGACTCCGACACAATATCTTCGACAAGTGCGGATACAAACCGCACGCCAACTCCTGACCTTCACCTCTCGTTCATTAGCGGATATCGCTGTTGATACAGGCTTTACCGACCAAAGCCACTTTACGAAACGCTTCCGCGAATCAACGGGTCTGACTCCAGAGGCCTATCGCAAGAAATTTCTCAGCCGGCAGGGGACAGGTCGATAA
- the rpsE gene encoding 30S ribosomal protein S5, with product MSSENQNSSPERVVQIRRCSCVVKGGRRFSFTALVVVGDGNGRIGYGYGKAVEVPLAVEKAVKQANKRMVRVPLVDGTIPHQVIGNYGTSQVMFMPANPGTGIIAGSSLRAIAESLGMRDILTKVRGSSNPLNAVKAAFAALEKLRTREDVARLRGVKI from the coding sequence GTGAGCTCGGAAAATCAGAATTCATCTCCAGAGCGAGTTGTGCAGATTCGTCGCTGTTCTTGCGTGGTCAAGGGTGGACGTCGTTTCAGCTTCACCGCACTTGTCGTTGTTGGCGATGGGAATGGTCGTATTGGTTACGGTTACGGAAAAGCCGTTGAGGTTCCTCTGGCAGTCGAGAAGGCTGTTAAGCAGGCCAATAAGCGTATGGTTCGAGTTCCTCTGGTTGATGGAACAATTCCTCACCAGGTGATTGGGAATTATGGTACAAGTCAGGTGATGTTCATGCCGGCCAACCCTGGTACCGGGATCATTGCTGGTTCGAGTTTGCGGGCGATTGCTGAGTCACTGGGTATGAGAGACATTCTGACGAAGGTCAGGGGCTCAAGTAATCCGCTGAATGCCGTCAAGGCCGCCTTCGCTGCTCTTGAGAAATTGCGGACGCGCGAAGATGTCGCTCGTCTGCGGGGAGTGAAGATTTAA
- a CDS encoding cyanophycinase produces MRFRALILTTLVLACDSWLVADDALLGFPKPNDDAKPGAVVLHGGGRVTDETYERFIELAGGQEARIVFVPSAGFRLADYRGKQEFLNAVNLRYGSWAKLAREGKVASFQFLATDNPADADSDLFVKPLLNATGVWFSGGSQLRLNYRFVGEFPQTTKFQDALLEVVKRGGVVGGTSAGTAAIPEIMTLWSERENPDSPETAIAAHGFGLLRNAIVEQHFQARGGRLERFCKLLRDSPRLDELTGRPGSGRLMVGLAIEESAALVIRRNHLEVIGDARAHIFLKSSGSKSLTWHELDPRETVQLRKLPDAPTALLREETALVR; encoded by the coding sequence ATGAGATTCCGTGCTTTGATTCTGACCACTCTGGTACTTGCGTGTGATTCGTGGCTCGTGGCTGATGATGCGTTGCTTGGATTTCCGAAGCCCAACGATGACGCCAAGCCAGGGGCGGTCGTGTTGCACGGCGGTGGTCGTGTGACAGACGAAACCTACGAGAGGTTTATCGAACTGGCAGGTGGCCAAGAGGCCCGAATTGTCTTTGTGCCGAGTGCTGGTTTTCGCCTGGCGGATTATCGCGGGAAGCAGGAATTTCTGAATGCAGTCAATTTGCGTTATGGAAGCTGGGCGAAGCTTGCGCGTGAGGGGAAAGTTGCATCGTTTCAGTTTCTTGCCACGGACAATCCGGCTGATGCCGACTCAGACCTTTTTGTTAAGCCACTACTCAATGCGACTGGGGTCTGGTTCTCAGGGGGTTCGCAGCTTCGTCTCAACTATCGTTTTGTCGGGGAGTTTCCACAGACCACCAAGTTCCAAGATGCACTCTTAGAAGTCGTCAAGCGTGGTGGTGTGGTTGGTGGAACATCGGCCGGGACGGCGGCGATCCCTGAGATCATGACGCTTTGGTCGGAAAGGGAGAATCCCGATTCACCAGAGACCGCCATCGCTGCCCACGGTTTTGGCCTGCTTCGCAACGCGATTGTCGAGCAGCACTTTCAAGCTCGCGGTGGTCGGCTGGAGAGGTTCTGCAAACTGCTGCGAGATTCCCCCCGCCTCGATGAATTGACAGGTCGCCCGGGCTCTGGGCGATTAATGGTCGGTCTGGCAATTGAAGAGTCGGCGGCACTGGTCATTCGTCGCAATCATCTGGAAGTGATTGGGGATGCCCGGGCTCATATCTTCTTAAAATCGTCGGGAAGCAAGTCGCTCACCTGGCATGAGCTGGATCCGCGAGAAACGGTTCAATTGCGAAAGCTGCCAGATGCTCCTACAGCCTTGCTACGAGAGGAGACAGCTCTCGTTCGTTAA
- the rpsM gene encoding 30S ribosomal protein S13: MPRIQGVDIPNDKPTYISLQYLYGVGDFRAFEICFKLEIDPQRKARELSDDELARISAMLDKDYLVEGSLRRSIQQNISRLRDIQSYRGLRHRRGLPCRGQRTRTNARTRKGIKKTVAGKKGVKDMKH; this comes from the coding sequence ATGCCGCGTATTCAGGGGGTTGATATCCCCAATGACAAGCCGACTTACATTTCGCTGCAATACCTTTACGGTGTGGGTGATTTCCGCGCATTTGAGATTTGCTTCAAGCTGGAGATCGATCCTCAGCGGAAAGCTCGTGAATTGAGCGATGACGAGCTGGCTCGCATCTCGGCAATGCTTGATAAGGATTACCTCGTGGAGGGGTCCTTGAGGAGAAGCATTCAGCAGAACATTTCGCGTTTGCGGGATATTCAGTCGTATCGCGGGTTGCGTCATCGTCGAGGTCTGCCTTGCCGGGGTCAACGAACCCGTACCAATGCTCGTACTCGTAAGGGTATCAAGAAGACGGTCGCCGGTAAGAAGGGTGTTAAGGATATGAAGCACTAA
- a CDS encoding DUF4126 domain-containing protein: MPPLSEALTGLMGGLGLSAASGLNTYVSLITLGLAHRSGWITLAAPYDWLGNEYLLIAITLLGLIDLIGDKIPAVDHALHTVGMFLAPIASAILFASQTSSVIQIHPVILLAAGCLVGSTVHLSRSAIRPAVNVATAGTGTTVVSAIEDLIALLLSILAVVLPILAGIIAIVLLITMSWLFFRVLGYAKVRLRQRWLRQTGDTAIHVDEPRRDQVSDIPQPADLDGQKFPPELHD, encoded by the coding sequence ATGCCACCACTCTCTGAAGCACTGACCGGCCTCATGGGTGGACTGGGGCTTTCGGCGGCCAGTGGTTTAAACACCTACGTCTCTTTAATCACGCTGGGGCTGGCACATAGAAGTGGCTGGATTACGTTAGCTGCACCCTATGACTGGCTCGGCAATGAATATCTGCTGATTGCGATCACCTTATTGGGGCTGATCGACTTGATTGGGGATAAGATTCCGGCAGTTGACCACGCTCTGCACACTGTCGGCATGTTTCTGGCTCCCATCGCCAGCGCCATTCTGTTTGCCAGCCAGACATCCTCAGTCATCCAGATTCACCCCGTGATTCTCCTCGCTGCTGGTTGCCTCGTAGGGAGTACTGTCCATCTTTCTCGCTCAGCGATCAGACCAGCAGTGAACGTAGCAACGGCCGGAACAGGAACCACTGTCGTTTCGGCGATTGAAGACCTCATCGCGTTACTGCTTTCGATACTGGCAGTGGTACTTCCAATTCTGGCTGGAATAATCGCGATCGTGTTGCTTATCACGATGAGCTGGTTATTTTTTCGCGTATTGGGCTATGCAAAAGTTCGACTTCGGCAGCGATGGCTTCGCCAAACAGGCGATACTGCCATTCACGTTGACGAACCTCGTCGAGACCAAGTTTCTGACATCCCTCAGCCAGCAGATCTGGACGGACAAAAATTCCCGCCGGAGTTGCATGACTGA